TTCATCCACCGACCGTCTATTTCCCGCTCATCGTAGATGAGGCCTTAATGATAGAACCGACAGAGACCGAAACTAAGGAAACGCTCGATCATTTTGCGGCCACGATAGCTACTATACTCAAAGAAGCGAAGGAAAACCCGGAACTGTTAAAATCAGCGCCTCACACAACACCGGTAGGGCGTCTTGATGAAGCAACGGCTTCGAGAAAGCCAAAGACAAGGTGGTCCAGGGGCTCTTGAGGCTTGAAAGTTAGAAAATGCTATGATATTATAGTTTCAGCAGAGCAGGCGTAGCTTCAATCGGTGGAGCGCCGCCTTGGTAAGGCGGAGGTTATGAGTTCAAGTCTCATCGCCTGCTCCATGTTGTGAGCTGGACCTTTCAAAGGTCCAGTTTTTTCACAAATTATAATGAACGTATGTTCAAAACCTCCCGCTTGGTATCTGGTAATAATCTATGTTAAAATAAAAATGTAACCTTTGAGATCCGAGAATTTTGTCAACATTCATATGGGTTTTCTTTACTGAATATTTTCCACCTCGGGAGAGATTTTAGGTCGGATCGAAGTTGATCAGATCAGTTTTAGTTGCTTGGAAATCGGTTTCTTTCTTTTGGATTATCGCAAAGACATTCGTTCAATATTGACTTCTATCCAGTCCTTTATTGCAGAGGTGAAGTTAGTGTTCGATTTCTATTCTAAACCCAGAATTATACTTGTAGGTAGAAGCCAGAAAGATGCAAGAAGATTAATAGAGGCTTTCGATGATCGTTTCGATGTCCGTTATGTCGAAGAGATATCTGATGAATTCAGCCGGTTTTCAGATGCAATGATCTTCGATTACGTAACCGAAGAGATCATCAAAAGCCTCAGAGCGGCGACCATCCCATACCTCTGTTTGGTCGGAAGCGAAAAATCTGTGGCCAAACACGAACTCAAACCGGGCGAGTATCTTCTCAAAGGGCCGGGGTATCTTCACTATCTACCGGAGATAGTCTTTTCTATGCTTGAGAAGCACAGACTTCAGAAGACACTGGATTTCGAGCGGGAAAAGTACATGGGTCTAGTAAACAGCATGGGATGCGGTATGCTTATCATTAGGAAACGCGATGGCAACGTGATCTTCTCAAATAAAGTTGCTCAGAGACTTCTTGGCTATGAAGAGAGTGAAATCGAGAAAACACGCCTTCAGGATTTGGTGTACGATGAGCCGCTCGCGTTGAACCTAGTTCTTGAGAGAGAGGGCGTCAATTCAGATAGAGAGATAGTTATGCTGACCCGCACCAATGGAAAGATATACGTTATCTTCAACACCTCCGAGATGCTTTATGGAGCCGAGAGAGTCGTACAGTTCACTTTCATGGACATATCCAAACAGAAACGAGATAGGGAAGAGCTGATCTTCCAGTGGCGCTTTCTGGACAACGCCGAGGAAATTGCCATCGCCGTTGATGAAAGGGGAAGAATCGTCTATCTTAACCGTTTTGCCGCCGAAATTCACGGCTATAGCAGAGAAGAGATGATCGGCAACAACCTGAGCAACTATCTGGTGCAGAATGAAATGGAGGCAAAATCCAGACAGTTTGAAATAATGAGCTCGGGAAAATGGAAAGGCAGACAGTTGCACAAAAAGAAAGACGGCTCTGTCTTCGTTGTAGAATCCAAAAGAAGCGTTCTCCGTGTCGATGATAACGTTTATGAATTGATCATCGGCATGGACCTGACCGAGAGCATAGAGCTTCAGAGAAGTTATAACCTTCATTCCCTGCTGCTTAACGGGACCGAGGATATAGCGATCGCAACCGATATGGACGGCCGAGTTATTTACATGAACAAGGCCGCTCAGAAGTTCTTCAAAACCTCTCTTGAATCTATCCATCACAAACTGCCTGAAGAAATACCGTCGGAAAATCTACGGGAGTTCCTCAGGAACGGTCTCTCCTGTGAAACTTGCGATGAAGGCTCCAGAATAATCACCATAGTCGATGATTCTGCCACTTCAAACCGTGTGGAATTCAGCGGTAAAGTCGTCAAAGATGAAGAAGGAGATGTCGGCACGATCTTCATAGGTCGGAGAATAGCCGGTTCTGGTAGCAGATCGGTTATATAGAATCTTTCTTCAATCTCTGTACTTGTTCGTAATCGGCATTCTCCAGTCCTTACCGAAAGCCCTTTTCGATACCTTTATACCCGGTGCCCCTTGCTTGCGTTTGTATTCACTTCTTTGCAGGAGCCTTAACACATATTCAACCGTCTCTCTATCGAATCCCTTGCTCACTATTTCATCCAGTGAAAAGCTCTCTTCGATATATAGCCTGAGTATGCCGTCGAGTATTTCATAAGGTGGAAGGGAATCCTGGTCTTTCTGGCCTTCTCTTAGTTCTGCCGTTGGAGCTTTTAAAAAGACGTTACGAGGTATGATCTCCGTGCCGGTCTGTTCGTTGATCCTCTTGGCTATCCTGTAAATCTGGGTCTTGTAGAGGTCTTTCAGTATTGCTAGACCTCCAGCCATATCTCCGTAAAGCGTTGCGTATCCGGTTGCCATTTCACTCTTGTTACCCGTAGCAAGAACCAGCCAACCGAATTTGTTTGACAGCCCCATAAGAATAATCCCCCTGATTCTCGCCTGAAAATTCTCTTCGGTTACATCGTGAGTCCTGTCTGAGAACACCGGTCTCATTAACCCGTTGATCGAATCGAAGACACTTTCAATTGGAATCTCGAATGTCTCTATTCCCAAATTTTTAGCCAGTTCGACGGCATCTTTTTTCGACTCGTCGGAGGTTATTCTGGAGGGCATCATCACGCCTATGACGTTTTCTTTGCCGAGCGCTTTTACGGCCAGTGCGGCAACAAGCGAGGAATCCATACCACCACTGAGACCCAAAACGACCTTCTTGAATCCGTTCTTCTTTGTATAGTCCCTAAGGCCTAGCACCAACGAATCAATCAGGTCATCTTCCTCGGACGAAACTCTATAGGTCTCTTCAGGAAGAAACTCCTGGTGTTTTCTCTGGGGTATTATTACATTTATTTCTTCGACTTCGGCCTTTTTGCAATAGCCCTTTCTCTTGCCCTCCAGGAGGTTGTATCGCGTCGATTGATCGGTATCAATGTCTATGACAAGGAAATCCTCCTCGAAGGATCTGGCGACTATTCTATGACCGTCTGGCATTATCGCGGTGCTTCTACCGTCGAAAACGAGCTCGTCCTGACCACCCACGTGATTACAGTAAAGCATACAGCAGGAATATTCCATCGCTCGCGTTTGGAGGAGCGACATTCTGGTTAGGTTCTTGGTCGAAGTGAAGGGTGAAGCCGAAAGATTCAAAATGAGATTCGCGCCGGCTATCGCCTGATCGTTTGTCGGTCCTGCTGGGACCCAGATATCCTCGCATATGTTCACTCCGATCTTCAAACTGCCACTCATGATTATCAGAGGACGGGAACCTGGGGTGAAGTACCGTCTCTCATCGAAAACGGAATAGTTGGGCAGGTTCATCTTTCTGTATACTCCCTTTATCTCACCGTTCTGAATAATTGCCGCTGCGTTGTATATCTCCAAAGAAAAATCTACGAAGCCTACCACGACCATCGTGTCACTACCGGTCGTATAAGCCTCGACTTCCTTCAGAACTCTGATATTGTCGCGAAGGAAACCCGTGTGCAACAGCAAGTCCTCCGGAGGATACCCCGTTATGGTGAGTTCCGGGAAGAGAAGTATTCCCGCCCCGGCCGATCTAGCACTGTCTATCGAGCTGAGAATGATCTTTTTGTTCCCTTCCAGATCGCCGACCGTTGTATTTATCTGGGCCATTGCCGTCCTGATTATCACCGTGCATACCCCCCTTTGAGATACTCAATATGTTCAAGATACTGTCTTGAAAGTCCCTCGGAGTCTATTATAGCAACGATTTCTCTATTCTTGCCCCAACCACTCAAAGTTGCGTTTGCAGAGCCTGTTATGATTTTTCTGCCATCTATTACAAAGGTCTTGTCATGAATTGTGAAAGAGGCGTCTCCCCAGATAACATCCATCCCGGTGGAGAGGAAGTCTTCCAGAGGAGAGGAGAGGTTCCAGCTGTCAAGAACACCAGAAACCCAAACTCCGTGGGATGCCTTGAACTTGAGAGCGGAAAGAACTGACGGATCCGTGAAGGCGAACATGGCAAACGAGATCTCGTGCCGGGCCTTCATAATCTCCCTTATCACTCTCTCCCTTGCTTTTTCTGAAGGGCAGAGATAGAATTCCATGTTCTCGAAGCACTTTGGCTCTCTCGATTCCCCACTAATTATAGCTTCATAGAAATCGATGAATATCCCGGCCAGCTCTTTTGAATCGATCTGAATGAAACTGTTAGAATCCTCCCTGAGGCTACCCTGTGTAAAGTTGCCCGTTCCGAACAGAACCTTTTCTCTATCCACCACGATGAACTTGGAGTGAATCAGGGCCTGTGTGCTATCGGTGAGCATCTCGAGGGTGGCAGACTCTCCGAGAGTCCTTCCAATGGTCGAATCGTCGATCATTATTTTGATATCCACTCCTCTTGCGCCTTGCCTTTCCAGGCTCTCCATGACCTCGCGATCATCCAGCGAGTAAGAGACGAGAATAACCTCCTTCTCGGCCGATTCTAGAAGCTCTACTATCCTTTCAACTGCGGTTCCGTCATCCGTGAAGAAAACGACCGAAAGGACCGCTACTTTTATCAAAAGCGCCAACGCGATAAGCGTACCTTTCAAAACAGTCACCTCTGCCAGAAAAAACAGGGAGCAAAAGCTCCCTGTCTGGTGGAGACGAAGGGATTCGAACCCTCGGCCTATACAATGCCATTGTATCGCGCTCCCAACTGCGCTACGTCCCCACTCCAGAAAAGATTATACACTACCGTCCCTGACTTTTCAACAGGTTAACAACGATCAGGCGTGCTTCCTGTTTTCGGAATTCTTCAGCCAGGTTATTACTATCGGACTGGCTATGTACAGAGAAGAGTATGTTCCTACAATCACTCCGACCAACATTCCGAAAGCGAATGGCCGGAGCACCTCTCCTGAGAATATGTACAGTGTTAAAACGGCTATGAAAGTTGTTAATGACGTGTTCAAGGACCTCACTATCACTTCGTTTATGCTTCTATTGACGATCGTTTCGACACCGTCGGCACCGCGCATCTTCTTCCTGTTTTCCCTTATCCTGTCGTAAACGACTATCGTATCGTTAAGAGAGTATCCCACCAGAGTCAACAGAGAGGCAATAACCGGAGCGTTGATCTCGATACCGAAAATGCTGTAGAAACCTAGAACGATCACCACGTCGTGGACCAGAGCAAGTATGGCTCCAACGGCGAAAGAAAACTTGAACCTTATGGTTATGTACAACAGGAGCAAAGCTATGGATACCACCACGGCTATCCAGGCGTAGCCTCTGATCTCCTGGGCGGCATATCCGGATATGGTGCTTATGGAGAGGATGTTCTTATCGGTCACGCCTTCGCTACTCAGTGCCCTGAGCATCTTTCCCCTGACAGCCTCTTCGCTCTCGCTGCTGTCAATGATTATGGAGAACCTGCCGGACTCTTCCACGGTGCCCTCTTCCAGAAGCGGCCTCTGCTTTATTATCCTCGCGGATGCTAAGTTTGCGTCCTCAGCCGAAAGAAGGCTCCTGACCTCTGCCACGGTCATGTTCTCATCGGGAACGGAGACACTGACTTCTATACCGCCGGTGAAATCCACACCGAAGTTGAAACCTTTAGTGAATACGAAAACCAGGGAAACTGCTATCAAAAGAAGAGAAAGAGTTACATAGTACTTCCTCTTGCCTACAAAGTCTATGTTGAAGTTCATCTGGCTTCTCTCCCTTCATTTACTTTTTTCGTCTTGAGGTACCTTTCCGGTTTGATACCACCGGCCATCGCCGTCAGGACCGTTCTCGAGACAACTATGTTGGTAAACATAGCTCCGATTACACCGATTATGAGAGTTATTGCGAAGCCTTTAACGGTTCCCGTGCCGAAGTAGAAGAGAACTATACCGGCAAGTATAGTAGTGAGATTGGCATCGAAGATCGTCCAGATGACTTTCGAGAAGGCCGAATCTATAGCATTTTCCGTGGTTTTTCCCAGCCGGAACTCTTCCTTTATTCTTTCGAAGATGAGAACGTTTCCGTCGACGGTCATACCTATCGTAAGAACGATACCGGCAATACCGGGCAGTGTTAGTATCGAGCCGGTCAACGAAACCATACCCATCAATAGAACACCGTTGTAAAGCAGAGCAATGTTGGCTACGATGCCCATCTTTCCGTAAATGACCAGCATATATATCATTATCAGGATCAACCCACCGATTCCTGCCCAGAGGCTGGCGTTGATGATGTCTCTACCGAGAGTCGGCGAGAGAACGCGTTTGTTGAAAGCCGAAAGCTCGACCGGCAGGTTTCCGCTTCCGACCAGAATGGAAACTTCTTTCGCCTCGTCAAGAGAATTTAACCCTTCTATGACAGCGTTTCCGTCACTGATCTGTGTCTGAACCAGAGGGGCGATTATTACATTCTCGTCGAGAACGATCGCCAGTCTCTTTCTGATATCGGTGTCGGTGTAAGTGGATTTGACAGATGTGATCTCCCTGAAAGTCTTAGAACCTTCGGAGTTGAACTTCAGTGAGACCATGAATCTACCCTGCCCAGGTCTGGGCTGGTTGTTAATCAAGGATTTGGCTTCTGTGACAACGCTGCCGTCAAGCTCTAGATAGCTTGACCCGACGGCGATTCTGGGACTTATAAAGTACCAGGTGTTGTTCTGAACTCCATTAACGTATTCACCGAAATGGAGTTCTTTTATCCAGAAAGGCTCTCCGCCCTGGAGTTTTCGCTTGCTTATTTCCAGAGACATTCCCGCGGGAATTGATGGAGTCGAACTCGACGTCTCTATGGCGAGAACATCGGCGAAATAAAGCTTACCTGTCTTTCCGACAAGACTCTCAGCGCGCAACACATCTGTGATACCCGGGATCTGGACCCTAACCCTGACGGGAGGTATATCCTCGCCGAAAGAGATAGCCGTCGTGATCTTTTCGACGGTTGCTTCGGTGAAACCGGCAGCATCCAGCCTGGTTCTCAAAACTTCTATGACTCTGTCGGCCAGAGCGCTCATTTCTTCTTTCGAAACGTCTGTGACCATCTGGTACTCAAGAAGGGCCCCTCCCTTAATATCGAGACCCAGCTTGATATTGGCAGCGATCTTATCCATGAAACTGCTGCCGGATGGAGCATTACCGTGCGGTATAAGCAGGGGTAGCAAGGCTCCTACAAGTACCACAACGGTTACGATCAAGCGTTTTTGGTTTGCTCTCATACGGATTTTGCCCGAAGTTCTCGGACAGACACCCCCTTCCAATATCTACGGATAAAACTACTATAGTTACTGCTTGACTGTCACATCGGGCTCGATCTCTTCTTTGTCTCCCTCGCCCCTGTTAACGACAACGGCTATCGCTTTCCTGGTTACATCGAGTTCCGTACCGGTGCCCGTCCTCAATCTGAGGCTGTCTGGTTTTATCAATGTAATCTTCCCGATTATTCCTCCTGCCGTAACTACTTTATCGCCTACCTTGAGTTTCTCCATCATCTGCTTGAACTGCTTGTCTCTCTTTCTCTGGGGCATGATGATGAGAAAGTAGAAAAAGGCGACCATAAGGACCAGCCAGATTATGATCCCGGTGAAGCCTCCGCTTGCCGCACCGGTGTCAGCCGTTGGAGCGGCCGCATCGCCAGCGGGAGCGTATGCTATAAAACTTAGGATTGGTAACATTTACATTCCTCCTGTCGTGGATAGAGCATTCTGTAAGATTTTACCAGAATAGATTATGCAATTCAACTGAGAATGCATTTGTGGGTTGTCTATACGCTCGTCACCCAAAACGATGACATGATATAATTTCCCATGACTAACGGAAGAAAGGGAGGTTTATGATGAGTAGTCTTCTAAAAGATGCCGAAAACAGAATGAAGAAGAGTGTGGAGAAGATCGTTGAGGAATACGGTCAAATGAGGACGGGAAGACCTTCGCCGGCACTTCTAGAGTCAGTGAAAGTCGATTACTACGGTGTTCCTACTCCTATAAATCAACTCGCTACCATCACCGTAACCGAAGACAGAACCCTGATCATAAAACCCTGGGACAAAACGGTCCTCAGCCAGATCGAAAAAGCCATATTCGCCTCCAAGCTCGACCTGACTCCGATGAACGACGGTGTAAATATCAAGCTGAGCTTCCCTACTCCAACCACCGAACAGAGAGATAAATGGGTGAAGATAGCCAGAGAAAACGCCGAAAAGGGCAAAATCGCCGTGAGAAACATCAGGAGAGATGTGATAAAGGAGGCCAGAGATCTTCAGAAGGCCTCTGAAATGACAGAGGATGATCTTAAGAAATTCGAAGAGGATATCCAGGAATTGACCAATAAGTACGTTCTTGAAATGGACAAGGCCTTCGAGAAGAAGAGCAAGGAAATCATGGAGTTCTGATGAGCCTTCCCGGTCATGTTGCCATAATAATGGACGGTAACGGCCGCTGGGCGGAAAAGAGAGGACTGGAAAGAATAGAAGGACACAGAAGAGGGGCGGAAATTGCCGATGCAGCCTCCCACTGGTGCGCCGATCTAGGCATCAAGTACGTGACTTTGTACGCTTTCTCCACCGAAAATTGGAAGAGACCGGAAAGAGAAGTGAGCTTTCTCTTCGAGCTTATGTTGGTGTATATAGCGAGCCAGTTGCAGAACATGCTGGACGAGAGTGTAAGGATGCGCTTCATAGGCCGGATAAACGATCTTCCTGAAAAGTTAAGAGAGTTCGCGAAGCATATCGAAGCAAGAACGGCCAGTGGAAAGAAGCTTACTGTAATAGTCGCCCTAAATTACGGTGGACGCGCGGAGATAGTGGATTCGGTTAACAGGTTTATTGAAAGCCAGAGAATTGACGAAAAGAGAAGAATAACGGAGGAAGATATCACCGGCAATCTCTATTTACCGGAAGTACCCGATCCCGACCTTATAATAAGAACCTCCGGCGAGGAACGGCTCAGCAATTTCCTCATGTGGCAGAGTATATACAGCGAGCTTTATTTCACAAAGACTCTCTGGCCAGACTTCACCAAAGAGGAGTTTCTCGAGATAATGGAGGAGTACTCGAAGAGAAAACGAAGGTTTGGTGCCCATCAATGATGAAGAAACTGTCAGAGACCACTATCAGAATAGTAACCGCTGCTGTTATAGCTCCATTTGTAATTCTTTGCTTTGTCAATTACTTTTCTTTCATAGGATTGGTCTCGTCCGTTGTGCTATTTGCCAGCTACGAATACTTGAAGTTCAGTCTGAAAAGCACCAATCACGATGTCGTAAGAGTGGTTATATCCGGTATCATCCCAGCCATAATCGTCGTGTATGGCATTTTGCTTTATAGATCAAGCTTTATGAGCTTTCAAAGACCCGAGCTGATATTTGCGGTCGGCGTGATCTCTTTATCCTCGATCGTCATAATGACGGTATCAGACGTCAAGGGTGCGAAGGAAATTATTGTGAATTCGGTTTTTTCACTCGTATACGTAGGGTTCAATCTGGCCTTCTTCTACCATATATATCTTCGCTTCGGCTCTTCGATGGCCCTGTTGGCGTTGACCTCTGTATGGCTTTTCGACACAGGCGCTTACTTTTCGGGCAAGCGATTCGGGAAAATCAGAATCTCGCCCAGTTACAGTCCCAAGAAAAGTCTCGAGGGTGTGATCGGCGGATATATAACAACCATCCTTTTTATTATCGCTTTCATCTATATCAGTGGTCTACTTGGACTCTACAATGGACCGGAACTGGGGCTGTTTCAGATAGCGATTCTCGCCATGGTAGTATCGATCTTCGGTACGATAGGCGATATAGTTGAGTCTTCATTCAAGAGATATCACGGCGTTAAGGATTCGGGCAACTTGTTGCCCGGTCACGGTGGTATGCTTGATCGTATAGATGGCGTGCTCTTCGTGACACCCATGTTTTATATATTTCTGACTTTGTTGACCTGAGGAGGTTCCGCCATGAAATACATGACTGGCGCAGAGATAAGAGAGAGCTATCTCAAGTTTTTTGAATCGAAGGATCATGTGAGGCTTCCGAGCGCCTCCTTGATCCCCAATGATCCTCAACTGATGTTTACAGTTGCTGGCATGGTGCCGTTCAAACCGATTTTTTGGGGAAAAGTCGAACCGACATACAAAAGAGTTGCGACGTGTCAGAAATGTGTCCGAACCAACGATATCGAGAATGTCGGTAGAACACCGAGACACCAGACCTTTTTCGAAATGCTCGGCAACTTCTCTTTCGGAGATTATTTCAAGCGGGAAGCTATAAAATGGGCCTGGGAGTATGTCACCGAGTATCTCAAGCTTCCTGAAAATCTTCTCTGGGTATCTATTTATCTCGACGATGACGAAGCCTTCAGTATATGGCACGAAGAAGTGGGGATTTCCGAGAGGAAAATCGTCAGACTTGGAAAGGACGACAACTGGTGGGGACCGGCCGGGCCGACCGGACCGTGTGGACCTGACTCGGAGATCTTCATAGATCGTGGAGTGAACGACAACTGTCCCGACCCCGATAACTGCAGTCCGGCCTGTAATTGTGGGCGATTCCTGGAGTTCTGGAATCTTGTCTTCACCGAATACAACCAGGACGAAGAGGGGAACCTGGTTTACCTGGAAAAGAAGAATATTGATACGGGATTCGGTCTTGATAGAGCCGCCTCGATAATGCAAAATGTGAACACAAACTTCGACACCGACATGTTTATACCCATAATCGACAGGATTCAGGATATACTCTCGGTGAAGTACGGTGCACAGAAGGAACGGGACGTCTCTATAAAAGTCATAGCCGACCATGCCCGCTCAATAGCCTTCATGATCTCAGACGGAGTTCTTCCCTCTAACGAAGGGCGTGGATACGTTCTGAGGAGAGTCCTCCGTAGGGCAGTACGTCATGGCTCTCTCCTGGGATACGACAGGCCCTTCCTTTACAGAATAGTGGAAACTGTTGCCTCGCATATGGGAGATATATATCCCGAACTCAGGGAGAGGCTTTCTTTCACCCAGGAAATAACACTGAAGGAAGAAGAGCGGTTCCTTTCCACACTGGAAAACGGAGAGAAGCGACTGAGAACGATGCTTGTCGATAAAAAAGAGTTGACAGGCGAGGAGCTTTTCACCCTTCACGACACTTACGGTTTCCCTCTGGAACTCGTGAAAGAGATGGTAGAAGGCACTGGAGTAAAGCTCGACAGAGAAGGTTATGAAGCCGCTATGGAGAGACAAAGAGAACGTGGCCGCGGAGCCATTGGCAACAGGGAATACCTCGGCGATGTCCAGGTTTACACGGAACTCTTTGAAAAAACCGGAAACAGCGTGTTCACAGGTTACAGAACTATGAGAGACCGATCAGCGGTAATAGGCCTTGTTAATGATGGAATCGAAGTCTTCTCACTTTCGCAGGGTGAGACTGGTGAAGTAGTTTTCTTTCAAACTCCTTTCTATCCCGAGAAAGGAGGGCAAGTTACCGATAAAGGCACTCTCGAGGGAGACGGCTTTATGGCGAGAGTTGAGTATGTTTTCATTCCATATCAAGAGATGATAGTACATAGAGTGACGGTCGAAAGGGGTGTTCTAACTGTCGGTCAGAAGGTTGATCTCGTCGTTGACGACAGCAGAAGACGGGCCATTATGAGAAACCATACGGCTACACACCTGCTTCACGCTTCTCTGAGGAAAGTGCTCGGAGAGCACGTGCATCAATCGGGTTCTCTGGTTCTTCCGGACAGACTAAGGTTCGATTACTCTCACTTTCAGGCTATGAGCGAGGAAGAGATCAAAAGAGTCGAAGATCTGGTCAACGAGCAAATACTTCAAGCCGTGCCGGTAAACACCACAGAAGTTAACTTCACGGAAGTGAAGGAAAAAGATGTGATGGCCCTCTTCGAAGAGAAATATGGAGATAAGGTCAGAGTGGTTACCATCAACGATTTCA
This portion of the Mesotoga infera genome encodes:
- the alaS gene encoding alanine--tRNA ligase; the encoded protein is MKYMTGAEIRESYLKFFESKDHVRLPSASLIPNDPQLMFTVAGMVPFKPIFWGKVEPTYKRVATCQKCVRTNDIENVGRTPRHQTFFEMLGNFSFGDYFKREAIKWAWEYVTEYLKLPENLLWVSIYLDDDEAFSIWHEEVGISERKIVRLGKDDNWWGPAGPTGPCGPDSEIFIDRGVNDNCPDPDNCSPACNCGRFLEFWNLVFTEYNQDEEGNLVYLEKKNIDTGFGLDRAASIMQNVNTNFDTDMFIPIIDRIQDILSVKYGAQKERDVSIKVIADHARSIAFMISDGVLPSNEGRGYVLRRVLRRAVRHGSLLGYDRPFLYRIVETVASHMGDIYPELRERLSFTQEITLKEEERFLSTLENGEKRLRTMLVDKKELTGEELFTLHDTYGFPLELVKEMVEGTGVKLDREGYEAAMERQRERGRGAIGNREYLGDVQVYTELFEKTGNSVFTGYRTMRDRSAVIGLVNDGIEVFSLSQGETGEVVFFQTPFYPEKGGQVTDKGTLEGDGFMARVEYVFIPYQEMIVHRVTVERGVLTVGQKVDLVVDDSRRRAIMRNHTATHLLHASLRKVLGEHVHQSGSLVLPDRLRFDYSHFQAMSEEEIKRVEDLVNEQILQAVPVNTTEVNFTEVKEKDVMALFEEKYGDKVRVVTINDFSKELCGGTHAGNTGEIGLFKIISETSVSAGTRRIEAVTGLNSLQLVRRLFDREKHFRELLEVPEESLVQRLQNLVIDLRAKDKEIMRLKERLLSGDASKDDLRKEVEGVRVLVRRVKGAPSNVLRNSADVLLGKEGGGIVIIFNEVDDSVSFVVKVEKSLTDRFKAGEIAGKIARELGGGGGGKPEFAQAGGKDVGKLQRVINGIDEYIR